CAGGATGCCCTGGTTGCTAATTAGGCCGAACATCTCCTCAATGTAAGGCAGTCCATATATGTGGCCGTCCGGCGCGGTTATTAACGACTTGTATTCCGGCCGCTTCTCCAATACCTTGGAGAAATTCGGCATATCTTTAATGTAATCCTCGATCGGAAGGAAGATGCCCTGATCCACATTCTTCATGATCATGCTGGTGTTCAGCGATTGCATGAACGCCTCAGGCAGATCTCCGGTGGACAGCATCAAGTTTATTTTCTCTGAGGAGGACTCTTGCGGTATTTCCTGCCAATCAATATCGATGCCCGATACTTTTGTGTAGTTTTTGTACCAGATCATATCTTTTGCAGGAAGATTTTGCGGGCTTTTAGGACGAACGATGCGGATGGGAGCTTCAGAATTACCCTTTGCATTCGCGGATTCCGCTGTCTTGTTATTAGCCGAAGATTCATTGTTGCTGCCTGACGAACAACCCGCCATAATCCCCGGCAGCATAATGGCCGTGCATAGAATAGCGACTATCTTCTTCATTGTTTCTCTTCTCCCCTTCACTTGAATTAAGTTGACTCCCCGATTGCAATGGATGACCAAGACTTAAAAGCGCGCATTCACCTCCTTGCCCGAGTATGGAACAGGGACAAACACGCCATTAGCCTTTAATGGAACCGATCATGACCCCTTGCGTGAAATACTTTTGCAGGAACGGATATACGGTAAGCAAAGGAAGACATGATGCTACGATAACGCCATACTTCAGCTGCTCTGCAATACGCTGGCGTTCGGCCATGGACATTGCGTCCGACAGCATCTCGTTTCCAACCTCGTTCGTAATCAGTAGGTTCCGCAAAATAACCTGCAGCGGGAATTTATCATCGCTTGTGATGTAGATCAGCGGCTCGAAGAACGAGTTCCAATGCCCGATGCCATAGAATAGAGCCATGACCGCCACGATGACTTTTGATAAAGGCAGAACAATGGACAAGAAGAACTTGAAATCCGAGCAGCCATCCATAACGGCAGCTTCCAGCAGTTCATCCGGAATGGTGCTCTGGAAGAAGGTGCGCGTAATGATAATGTTCCACACGGACGCGGCAGCAGGCAGAATCAATGCCCACATGGTGTCCATAATTCCAAGCTTATTTATGAGAAGGTAGCTCGGAATAAGTCCTCCGCTAAAGAACATCGTAAAGATGAACAACAGCATGATTGGCTTCCGGCCAACCAAATCTTTTCTCGAGAGCGCATAAGCGCCGGTAAGGGTGAAGACCAAATTAACCAGGGTGCCGCACAAGGTATAAATAATGGAATTTAGATAACCGGTCCAAAGCGGCTTGTAGTCGAAAATCTTCGCGTAACCTTCCGTATACAAACGTTCCGGCAGGAGCAGAATTCCTCCGCGATTGACGATGTTGGGATCCGAGAATGACGCAACAACGATGAAGTAGAGCGGATAAAGGATACACAGCGTAATCGCTGCCATAAGCGTGTAGTTGAATACGGTGAAAATTTTGTCGCCCAGGGACAAGGATTTCATTTGTCTTGATTCCTCCATTCAGCTACCATAAGCTGTTTCCGGACATTTTTCTGGATGCGTAATTT
This region of Paenibacillus sp. JDR-2 genomic DNA includes:
- a CDS encoding carbohydrate ABC transporter permease translates to MKSLSLGDKIFTVFNYTLMAAITLCILYPLYFIVVASFSDPNIVNRGGILLLPERLYTEGYAKIFDYKPLWTGYLNSIIYTLCGTLVNLVFTLTGAYALSRKDLVGRKPIMLLFIFTMFFSGGLIPSYLLINKLGIMDTMWALILPAAASVWNIIITRTFFQSTIPDELLEAAVMDGCSDFKFFLSIVLPLSKVIVAVMALFYGIGHWNSFFEPLIYITSDDKFPLQVILRNLLITNEVGNEMLSDAMSMAERQRIAEQLKYGVIVASCLPLLTVYPFLQKYFTQGVMIGSIKG